From Demequina capsici, one genomic window encodes:
- the hpt gene encoding hypoxanthine phosphoribosyltransferase, with the protein MDDFTKIIVSENDIGRKLDQLSAAIREDYKGKDLLLVGVLKGAVMVMADLARRMPPTVQMDWMAISSYGSGTKSSGVVRILKDLDADLTGKHVLIVEDIIDSGLTLSWLLGNLRSRGAESVEIAALLRKPDAVQVDVPIKYLGFDIPNEFVVGYGLDYAEKYRTLPFVAILNPAVYGG; encoded by the coding sequence ATGGACGACTTCACGAAGATCATCGTCAGCGAGAACGACATCGGCCGGAAGCTCGACCAGCTGTCCGCTGCGATCCGCGAGGACTACAAAGGCAAGGACCTGCTGCTCGTCGGCGTCCTCAAGGGCGCGGTCATGGTGATGGCAGACCTGGCGCGCCGCATGCCTCCCACGGTGCAGATGGACTGGATGGCGATCTCGTCGTACGGTTCCGGCACCAAGTCGTCGGGCGTGGTCCGCATCCTCAAGGACCTCGACGCCGACCTCACGGGCAAGCATGTGCTGATCGTCGAGGACATCATCGACTCCGGCCTCACGCTGTCGTGGCTGCTCGGGAACCTGCGTTCGCGCGGCGCTGAGTCGGTCGAGATCGCGGCGCTGCTGCGCAAGCCGGACGCCGTGCAGGTGGACGTGCCCATCAAGTACCTGGGCTTCGACATCCCGAACGAGTTCGTCGTCGGCTACGGCCTCGACTACGCAGAGAAGTACCGGACGCTTCCGTTCGTCGCGATCCTCAACCCGGCGGTGTACGGGGGCTGA
- a CDS encoding type IV toxin-antitoxin system AbiEi family antitoxin domain-containing protein, with translation MDPQEAVRARGGVARWSDLEGCGVSRDMLRTALRSGDLIRPHRGCYALPGTDRAAILATVFRGVGTCVTWCAARGLPLLRVPGEVHLAVPQNRALGNPRRRPVGEVVLHRHLPREGVSVLENLDIAALCTSPLEQVVLLDAALNRGLLDPGGLPFLRHGTEARRRWVVSSVDARAQSLLESIARVELREAGLTVIPQAEIAGVGAVDLLVEGHVVVETDGYEFHRRRDQFARDRDRDRQLALDGYATLRYASGDVLRDPGRIVEDVVAVLWRRGWFSPTVRTNLDRAARVSGPRWWSLPASRH, from the coding sequence GTGGATCCTCAGGAAGCGGTGCGAGCGCGTGGCGGCGTCGCCCGCTGGTCCGACCTCGAGGGGTGCGGGGTGAGTCGCGACATGCTGCGCACGGCGCTCCGCTCGGGCGACCTCATCAGGCCCCACCGAGGCTGCTACGCGCTGCCCGGAACCGACCGCGCGGCGATCCTTGCCACAGTGTTCCGTGGGGTCGGGACCTGTGTCACATGGTGCGCGGCGCGTGGCCTCCCGCTGCTCCGCGTCCCTGGCGAGGTGCACCTCGCCGTCCCGCAGAATCGTGCGCTCGGCAACCCGCGGAGGAGGCCCGTCGGTGAGGTCGTTCTGCACCGCCACCTCCCTCGTGAAGGCGTGTCGGTCCTCGAGAACCTGGACATCGCCGCATTGTGCACGTCGCCTCTCGAGCAGGTCGTGCTGCTGGATGCGGCGCTCAACCGCGGGCTGCTCGATCCTGGCGGGCTTCCCTTCCTGAGGCACGGGACGGAGGCGCGGCGGCGGTGGGTGGTGTCGTCGGTCGACGCTCGCGCCCAGTCGCTGCTGGAGAGCATCGCGAGGGTCGAGCTGCGCGAGGCAGGGCTCACGGTCATTCCCCAGGCAGAGATCGCGGGCGTCGGCGCCGTCGACCTGCTCGTCGAAGGGCATGTGGTGGTGGAGACGGATGGGTACGAGTTCCATCGGCGGCGGGACCAGTTCGCGCGGGACAGGGATCGGGATCGTCAGCTGGCGCTCGACGGCTACGCGACGCTGCGCTACGCGAGCGGAGATGTGCTTCGGGACCCCGGTCGAATCGTCGAGGACGTCGTCGCCGTGCTGTGGCGTCGGGGTTGGTTCTCGCCAACAGTACGAACCAATCTCGACCGCGCCGCGCGTGTGTCGGGCCCCCGCTGGTGGTCCCTACCGGCGAGTCGTCACTGA
- the ftsH gene encoding ATP-dependent zinc metalloprotease FtsH, with protein sequence MKNLPRLLLLVVMIVALGWLVSSFFSPRMDRVDTSEGFALLKADVVEQAKIVDGDQRVELTLTQDIPSSDPADWQDLSDVVYFTYAAPQGQAVVDAVEASSATSYDAELATTSIWTSLLITFIPLLLIVVVFWFLLSSMQGGGGRLMQFGKSRASQVSPDMPKVKFDDVAGVDEAVDELREIEEFLEHPAKFQAVGAKIPKGVLLYGPPGTGKTLLARAVAGEAGVPFFSISGSDFVEMFVGVGASRVRDLFEQAKKNAPAIIFVDEIDAVGRHRGAGLGGGHDEREQTLNQMLVEMDGFDINTNIIMIAATNRPDILDPALLRPGRFDRQVGVDAPDLKGRRKVLEVHAKGKPIAPEVDLEAVARRTPGFTGADLANVLNEAALLTARRDEKRIGPSEIDEAIDRVIAGPQKRTRVMNDHDKRVTAYHEGGHALVAASMNHTDPVTKVTILPRGRALGYTMVMPAEDRYSKTRNQLLDNLAYAMGGRVAEELIFGDPSTGASNDISQASEIAKQMVTEYGMSEKVGSVRLTGSSGEVFLGRDMGHGREFSERVAAVIDDEVRALMDRAMAEATWALQANREILDRLAAELLEKETLNETELAEIFADVKHIDRRQHWVSGDWAPTEPPAPLPELEAPKAPAPEIVEPKDDAADTTPAEATGPADSTGTTDES encoded by the coding sequence ATGAAGAATCTTCCCCGCCTCCTGCTCCTCGTGGTGATGATCGTCGCGCTCGGCTGGCTCGTCTCCAGCTTCTTCAGTCCTCGCATGGACCGCGTCGACACCTCTGAGGGCTTCGCCCTGCTCAAGGCCGACGTGGTCGAGCAGGCCAAGATCGTCGACGGCGACCAGCGTGTCGAGCTCACGCTCACGCAGGACATCCCGTCCTCCGACCCCGCCGACTGGCAGGACCTGTCCGACGTCGTGTACTTCACGTACGCCGCGCCGCAGGGTCAGGCGGTCGTCGACGCGGTCGAGGCGTCCAGCGCGACCAGCTACGACGCCGAGCTTGCGACCACGTCCATCTGGACCAGCCTGCTCATCACCTTCATCCCGCTGCTGCTGATCGTCGTCGTCTTCTGGTTCCTGCTGTCCAGCATGCAGGGCGGTGGCGGACGCCTCATGCAGTTCGGCAAGTCGCGCGCGTCCCAGGTCAGCCCCGACATGCCCAAGGTGAAGTTCGACGACGTCGCAGGCGTGGACGAGGCCGTGGACGAGCTCCGTGAGATCGAGGAGTTCCTGGAGCACCCGGCCAAGTTCCAGGCCGTGGGCGCCAAGATCCCCAAGGGCGTCCTGCTCTACGGTCCCCCCGGCACCGGCAAGACCCTGCTCGCGCGCGCCGTCGCAGGCGAGGCGGGCGTGCCGTTCTTCTCCATCTCCGGATCCGACTTCGTCGAGATGTTCGTGGGCGTGGGCGCCAGCCGCGTGCGCGACCTGTTCGAGCAGGCCAAGAAGAACGCCCCTGCCATCATCTTCGTCGACGAGATCGACGCCGTCGGACGCCACCGCGGCGCCGGCCTCGGCGGGGGTCACGACGAGCGCGAGCAGACGCTCAACCAGATGCTCGTGGAGATGGACGGCTTCGACATCAACACGAACATCATCATGATCGCGGCCACCAACCGGCCCGACATCCTGGACCCTGCCCTGCTGCGCCCCGGTCGCTTCGACCGCCAGGTCGGCGTCGACGCGCCGGACCTCAAGGGACGACGCAAGGTGCTCGAGGTGCACGCCAAGGGCAAGCCGATCGCGCCCGAGGTGGACCTCGAGGCCGTCGCCCGCCGCACCCCTGGCTTCACCGGTGCCGACCTCGCGAACGTCCTCAACGAGGCGGCGCTGCTCACGGCCCGCCGTGACGAGAAGCGCATCGGACCCAGCGAGATCGACGAGGCGATCGACCGCGTCATCGCCGGCCCTCAGAAGCGCACCCGCGTCATGAACGACCACGACAAGCGGGTCACGGCGTATCACGAGGGCGGCCACGCCCTGGTGGCGGCGTCCATGAACCACACCGACCCGGTCACCAAGGTGACGATCCTGCCCCGCGGACGCGCCCTCGGCTACACGATGGTGATGCCCGCGGAGGACCGCTACTCGAAGACCCGCAACCAGCTGCTCGACAACCTCGCGTACGCCATGGGCGGCCGGGTGGCCGAGGAGCTCATCTTCGGTGACCCGTCGACCGGCGCATCGAACGACATCTCGCAGGCCAGCGAGATCGCCAAGCAGATGGTGACCGAGTACGGCATGAGCGAGAAGGTCGGCTCCGTGCGCCTCACCGGCAGCTCCGGCGAGGTGTTCCTTGGCCGCGACATGGGCCACGGCCGCGAGTTCTCGGAGCGGGTCGCCGCCGTCATCGACGACGAGGTCCGCGCGCTCATGGATCGCGCCATGGCAGAGGCCACGTGGGCACTGCAGGCCAACCGGGAGATCCTGGACCGGCTCGCCGCCGAGCTGCTCGAGAAGGAGACGCTCAACGAGACGGAGCTCGCGGAGATCTTCGCCGACGTGAAGCACATCGACAGGCGTCAGCACTGGGTCTCAGGAGACTGGGCGCCCACCGAGCCGCCGGCGCCGCTTCCCGAGCTCGAGGCGCCCAAGGCGCCCGCCCCCGAGATCGTCGAGCCGAAGGACGACGCCGCGGACACGACGCCCGCGGAGGCGACCGGCCCGGCGGACTCGACCGGAACCACCGACGAGTCCTGA
- the folE gene encoding GTP cyclohydrolase I FolE, translated as MAVDQPRIEAAVKEILAAIGDDPDRDGLKDTPARVARAYEEFFSGLGGDPAEVLSAVFELGHEEMILVKDIELYSMCEHHLVPFHGVAHVGYIPGPDGRITGLSKLARLVELYARRPQVQERLTTQVADALVTELGARGVIVIVEAEHLCMSMRGIRKPGSRTVTSAVRGVMRHAATRAEAMSLIVGR; from the coding sequence ATGGCAGTCGACCAGCCCCGCATCGAGGCCGCGGTCAAGGAGATCCTCGCCGCCATCGGCGACGATCCTGACCGCGACGGCCTCAAGGACACGCCGGCCCGGGTCGCCAGGGCGTACGAGGAGTTCTTCTCCGGGCTCGGAGGCGACCCGGCCGAGGTCCTCTCGGCGGTGTTCGAGCTGGGTCACGAGGAGATGATCCTCGTCAAGGACATCGAGCTGTACTCCATGTGCGAGCACCACCTGGTGCCGTTCCACGGCGTCGCGCATGTGGGCTACATCCCTGGACCCGACGGGCGCATCACCGGGCTCAGCAAGCTCGCACGGCTCGTCGAGCTGTACGCCCGCCGTCCCCAGGTGCAGGAGCGTCTCACCACCCAGGTGGCCGACGCGCTCGTCACCGAGCTGGGGGCGCGCGGCGTCATCGTGATCGTCGAGGCCGAGCACCTGTGCATGTCGATGCGAGGCATCCGCAAGCCGGGCTCGCGCACCGTCACGTCCGCGGTGCGCGGCGTGATGCGGCACGCGGCCACGCGCGCCGAGGCGATGAGCCTCATCGTCGGACGGTGA
- the folP gene encoding dihydropteroate synthase: MTGPTLVMGILNVTPDSFSDGGRWDTVDAAIAHGIELHEQGAAIVDVGGESTRPGAARVEPEQERVRVVPVIQALAAHGVAVSIDTMHATTAAAAVDAGARIVNDVSGGLADPRMAPTVADLGCDYVAMHWRAHSTEMDAADRYVDVVAEVADELAARVDVLTAAGVAPERIILDPGLGFSKVTASNWPLIARWSEWAHGHRVLIGASRKRFLGAAIAQGGGDGADPSNREAATTAVTTVCALEAIWGVRVHDAAAARDAVSVVSQLTTAGYKAR; the protein is encoded by the coding sequence GTGACAGGCCCCACGCTCGTGATGGGCATCCTCAACGTCACCCCGGACTCGTTCTCCGACGGCGGCCGCTGGGACACGGTGGACGCCGCCATCGCTCACGGCATCGAGCTGCACGAGCAAGGCGCCGCCATCGTCGACGTGGGCGGCGAGTCCACGCGACCCGGCGCGGCGCGCGTGGAGCCTGAGCAGGAGCGCGTGCGCGTGGTCCCCGTGATCCAGGCGCTCGCGGCGCACGGGGTCGCCGTCTCCATCGACACGATGCACGCGACCACCGCTGCCGCGGCCGTCGATGCGGGGGCCCGCATCGTCAACGACGTGTCCGGCGGGCTCGCCGACCCGCGCATGGCGCCCACGGTCGCCGACCTCGGCTGCGACTACGTGGCCATGCATTGGCGTGCGCACTCGACCGAGATGGACGCCGCCGATCGATACGTCGACGTGGTGGCCGAGGTGGCCGACGAGCTCGCGGCCCGCGTCGACGTGCTCACGGCGGCGGGTGTCGCCCCGGAGAGGATCATCCTCGACCCTGGCCTCGGGTTCTCCAAGGTCACCGCGTCCAACTGGCCCTTGATCGCGCGCTGGAGCGAGTGGGCGCACGGGCATCGCGTGCTGATCGGGGCCTCGCGCAAGCGATTCCTCGGTGCGGCCATCGCGCAGGGTGGCGGCGACGGCGCCGACCCGTCCAACCGGGAGGCCGCCACGACGGCCGTCACCACCGTGTGCGCGCTCGAGGCGATCTGGGGTGTGCGCGTCCACGATGCCGCTGCGGCGCGTGATGCGGTCTCCGTGGTGTCGCAATTGACAACAGCCGGCTACAAGGCACGATGA